A portion of the Calothrix sp. 336/3 genome contains these proteins:
- a CDS encoding tyrosine-protein kinase domain-containing protein, which translates to MLKSDRYLQPLSPSQAIQFNQGNNDGEEGGLNLGQVGATLRRRALLVVGITGVVATAAVLKAKTDPPAYQGSFEILTEPVTGESKAIANVPQTLGSVTAPESSTETTIQVLQSRRVLNPVIKELQAKYQQKYPEMEFTYESIVGGLNIASKKQNVNILEVEYISPNEEITRDFLSAVARAYLNYSLAERRNDVEQAIKFVEQQRVPLEQRVKMWQERLRAIRQQNNLVDPASRSQEISTQINVFTQQRIENRVQLEQMVSKYQDLQKELTQQPGAAASFSILSENARYQKILDQIQSIDADIAKRGSIFTNQEEGMQRLAEQKSTMIGMLDTEKARVNRDFQSRIQELRARDASLEDKINNLNSYLRALAAVNRDYDNIQQELKIANDALTQFTSKQQALRIEYAQRLQPWRSLDPEFTKVQKPEAVSDSAKRNLALGGLLGLLLGTGAALVVDKLSNVFYTSKDLKEATGLPLLGVVPLRKELAVKKQDSLAAGLPQAARASFFEVFRSLYTNILLLGSDSPIRSLVISSADQGDGKSTVAIHLALAAAAMGQRVLLVDANLRFPSLHQRVGLMNIQGLTDVISADLDWSNVIERSPLEDNLYLMSAGPIPPDSVRLLASQKMQDLMNEMHDSFDLVIYDTPPVVGFADANLLAANTNGMVLVAGLGKLKRTMFQQALEEMQISGTPLLGMIANKSKEAAPAAYSYYQQYYRQTMSAERITGDKDSVEASVPKVK; encoded by the coding sequence ATGCTGAAGTCAGACAGATATCTGCAACCGTTGTCACCATCTCAAGCTATTCAGTTCAATCAAGGAAATAATGATGGAGAAGAGGGAGGATTAAATTTAGGTCAAGTCGGAGCAACCCTGCGTCGTCGTGCTTTATTAGTTGTTGGTATTACTGGTGTTGTGGCAACGGCAGCAGTTTTAAAGGCAAAAACCGATCCTCCAGCATATCAAGGTAGTTTTGAGATTCTGACAGAACCGGTTACGGGAGAAAGTAAGGCGATCGCCAATGTGCCACAAACTTTAGGTTCTGTCACCGCACCGGAATCCTCAACAGAAACTACAATTCAAGTACTACAGAGTCGCCGAGTTCTCAATCCTGTAATTAAAGAATTACAAGCCAAATACCAGCAAAAATATCCAGAGATGGAATTTACCTATGAATCCATCGTTGGAGGTTTGAACATTGCATCTAAAAAACAAAATGTCAATATTCTCGAAGTCGAATACATCAGTCCCAACGAAGAGATTACCCGTGACTTTTTAAGTGCTGTTGCCCGTGCTTACCTCAACTATAGTTTGGCAGAGCGGCGCAATGATGTAGAGCAGGCAATTAAATTTGTTGAGCAACAAAGGGTACCCTTAGAACAAAGGGTAAAAATGTGGCAAGAAAGATTACGGGCAATACGACAACAGAATAATTTAGTTGATCCAGCAAGTAGATCCCAGGAAATTTCCACACAAATCAACGTTTTTACCCAGCAGCGTATCGAAAACCGGGTACAGTTGGAACAAATGGTATCTAAATACCAAGATTTACAAAAAGAGCTTACCCAACAACCAGGAGCGGCAGCTAGTTTTTCCATCCTGAGTGAGAATGCCCGCTACCAAAAAATCTTAGACCAAATTCAATCAATTGATGCAGATATTGCCAAACGGGGTTCCATCTTCACCAATCAAGAAGAGGGAATGCAACGACTAGCAGAGCAAAAAAGCACAATGATTGGGATGTTAGATACGGAAAAAGCGCGGGTGAATCGAGATTTTCAAAGTCGGATTCAGGAATTGCGAGCCCGTGATGCTTCCCTAGAAGATAAAATTAATAATCTCAATAGCTACCTGCGAGCCTTAGCGGCGGTGAATCGAGACTATGATAATATCCAGCAGGAACTGAAAATTGCCAATGATGCCCTGACTCAGTTTACCAGCAAGCAACAGGCATTACGGATTGAGTATGCCCAAAGATTACAACCATGGAGGTCTTTAGATCCGGAATTTACCAAAGTTCAGAAACCAGAAGCAGTATCTGATAGTGCGAAACGAAACCTGGCTTTGGGCGGATTACTAGGCTTACTCCTAGGTACTGGGGCAGCTTTAGTAGTAGATAAACTGAGTAATGTATTTTACACTTCCAAAGACCTCAAAGAAGCAACAGGATTACCGTTGTTGGGTGTAGTTCCCTTACGGAAAGAATTGGCTGTTAAGAAACAGGATAGTTTGGCAGCAGGATTACCCCAAGCCGCTCGTGCTTCCTTCTTTGAGGTTTTTCGTTCCCTATATACCAATATTCTCTTGCTGGGTTCTGACTCACCGATTCGTTCTTTGGTGATTAGTTCGGCTGATCAGGGGGATGGCAAGTCTACGGTGGCGATTCATTTGGCTTTAGCGGCGGCAGCTATGGGGCAACGGGTGTTACTGGTGGATGCGAATTTGCGTTTTCCCTCTTTGCATCAGCGTGTGGGTTTGATGAATATTCAGGGGTTAACTGATGTCATTTCGGCGGATTTGGATTGGAGTAATGTGATTGAGCGATCGCCCCTCGAAGACAACCTTTACCTCATGTCCGCAGGTCCGATTCCCCCAGACTCTGTCCGCTTACTTGCATCTCAAAAAATGCAGGATTTAATGAATGAAATGCATGATAGCTTTGACTTGGTAATCTATGATACTCCTCCTGTCGTGGGTTTCGCGGATGCAAATTTGCTAGCCGCCAACACCAACGGTATGGTTTTAGTGGCAGGTTTAGGTAAATTAAAACGCACTATGTTCCAACAGGCTTTGGAAGAAATGCAAATTTCTGGCACTCCTCTGTTAGGGATGATTGCGAATAAGTCAAAAGAAGCTGCACCAGCCGCTTACAGCTACTACCAACAATACTACAGACAAACTATGAGTGCTGAACGGATTACAGGTGATAAGGATAGTGTAGAAGCTTCCGTACCTAAAGTAAAATAG
- a CDS encoding PqqD family peptide modification chaperone — translation MSSQELQMQISDTSFVSVCADQISSDLGGEIVILNLKTGVYHGLNEVGSRIWDLIQQPKPVKDIQAALLAEYEVTLEECDRDLQALLQDLIHAELIEVKNETAA, via the coding sequence ATGAGTAGTCAAGAATTGCAAATGCAAATATCAGATACCTCTTTTGTCAGTGTTTGTGCTGACCAAATATCCTCTGACTTGGGTGGAGAAATTGTTATTCTTAACCTGAAAACAGGAGTGTATCACGGTTTAAATGAAGTTGGTAGTCGAATTTGGGATTTAATTCAGCAACCCAAACCAGTAAAAGATATCCAAGCTGCGTTACTAGCAGAGTATGAGGTGACATTGGAGGAGTGCGATCGCGATTTACAAGCATTACTGCAAGATCTCATTCATGCTGAATTAATTGAGGTCAAAAATGAGACTGCTGCATAA
- a CDS encoding lasso peptide biosynthesis B2 protein has product MRLLHKLQRLQPGDLQFLAQTFLILAAIRIGLKLFKFRDLLKFLHRISQPSCKTAKPVSINKIVWAVNVATRYLPGVKCLARALATELIMRRNGYNPELRIGVAKDTTGKLEAHAWIEYQGLIIIGNLSDLSRFMPLPSLVGVKI; this is encoded by the coding sequence ATGAGACTGCTGCATAAATTGCAGAGATTACAACCAGGAGACTTACAATTTTTAGCTCAGACTTTTTTGATACTGGCTGCTATCCGTATCGGACTAAAGTTATTCAAGTTTCGTGATTTACTGAAATTTCTGCATCGAATTAGTCAACCTAGTTGTAAAACTGCCAAACCAGTATCCATCAATAAAATTGTTTGGGCTGTCAACGTTGCGACTCGTTATTTACCAGGAGTCAAATGTCTTGCCCGTGCCCTAGCCACAGAGTTGATAATGCGTCGTAATGGTTACAATCCAGAACTGCGAATTGGTGTCGCAAAAGATACCACAGGCAAGCTAGAAGCACACGCCTGGATTGAGTATCAAGGATTGATAATTATCGGTAATCTCTCAGACCTTTCCCGTTTCATGCCACTGCCATCATTAGTAGGAGTGAAAATATGA
- a CDS encoding lasso peptide isopeptide bond-forming cyclase: MSGILGIYHLDGCPVEEKYLQQMVDILAHRGPDGADIWVDGGVGLGHRMLWTTPESLIEKLPGTNQTGDLIITADARIDNREELLEKLYNLYFPEYSVDKITDSQIILAAYEQWGEHCPEYLLGDFAFAIWDKRQQILFCARDHFGVKPFYYHHQPGKSFVFASEIKALFCLPYVPRRLDEVRLGDYLSFMMEDKIITSYTNILRLPPAHSMVISSQGIQSWCYWILDIQKEIKLKSDEEYADEFCKIFTESVRCRLRSAFPVASHLSGGLDSSSVTCMARHLLSSDSQKLHSISLVFDEVTECDERDYIHKVLEQGGITPHFLHGDRFGPLSDIDKIWKHEDEALLGPSHFYPWRLNRKAQEIGARVCLDGFDGDSTVSHGVYRLRELAVQEKWETFAQEVVAVSPELRSSPRTLALGYASCYLVQLVKQFRWIRFFKAINQLHKYLGFSRKYLVHNYFFWELIPQQIWQWWFTRGKPQNSLKSLIKSSFAKEIHLQKRINNLGINKPMMTDREYQWRSMTTGLRVYSLEQSDRYAAAFSLESRHPFMDKRLIEFCLALPAEQKLYQGWTRMVMRRAMTKILPEAIQWRVGKANAQGNFRHGLLKIDRHILEDIIINQLKIIQPYVNVDMLKENFSCLTSESKEQDINIITIWQVIILAAWLHREKKCHQ, encoded by the coding sequence ATGAGTGGTATTTTGGGAATATATCATCTTGATGGTTGTCCTGTAGAGGAGAAATATTTACAACAGATGGTAGATATTCTCGCCCATAGGGGACCTGATGGTGCAGATATCTGGGTTGATGGTGGTGTAGGTTTGGGACATCGGATGCTGTGGACAACACCAGAATCCTTAATAGAAAAGTTACCAGGAACCAACCAAACAGGTGATTTGATAATTACTGCCGATGCTCGCATCGATAACCGCGAAGAACTATTAGAAAAACTATATAATTTATACTTTCCTGAATATTCTGTAGATAAAATTACTGATAGTCAGATTATTTTAGCTGCCTATGAACAATGGGGTGAGCATTGCCCGGAGTATCTTTTAGGTGACTTTGCCTTTGCAATTTGGGACAAGCGCCAACAAATACTCTTTTGTGCCCGTGACCATTTTGGAGTCAAGCCTTTTTATTACCATCATCAACCAGGTAAGAGCTTTGTTTTTGCCTCCGAAATCAAGGCGTTATTTTGCTTACCCTATGTACCCCGTCGTCTCGATGAAGTCAGGCTTGGGGATTACTTGTCATTCATGATGGAAGATAAAATTATTACTTCCTATACAAATATTCTGCGGCTACCACCAGCCCATAGTATGGTGATTAGTTCTCAAGGGATTCAATCCTGGTGTTATTGGATACTTGACATACAGAAAGAGATTAAACTAAAGTCAGATGAGGAATACGCAGATGAATTTTGTAAAATTTTTACAGAGTCTGTGCGCTGTCGCTTGCGTAGTGCTTTCCCAGTTGCTTCTCATCTCAGTGGAGGTTTAGATTCTTCCTCTGTCACCTGTATGGCGCGTCACCTCTTGTCATCAGACAGTCAAAAATTACACAGTATTTCCCTAGTTTTTGACGAAGTGACAGAGTGTGATGAGCGTGATTACATACACAAAGTCCTAGAGCAAGGTGGCATTACACCCCATTTCTTACATGGCGATCGCTTTGGTCCGTTGTCAGATATAGATAAAATCTGGAAACATGAAGATGAAGCGCTGCTCGGTCCGAGTCACTTTTATCCTTGGCGACTTAATCGTAAAGCTCAAGAAATAGGAGCGCGTGTCTGCCTTGATGGTTTTGACGGTGATTCTACAGTATCTCATGGTGTATACAGACTGCGAGAATTAGCAGTTCAAGAAAAATGGGAAACTTTTGCTCAAGAAGTAGTAGCAGTTTCTCCAGAATTACGTAGTTCCCCAAGAACTTTAGCTTTAGGCTATGCTTCTTGCTACCTAGTTCAACTGGTTAAACAATTTCGCTGGATTCGTTTTTTCAAGGCAATTAATCAACTTCACAAGTATTTGGGTTTTTCTCGTAAATACTTGGTACACAATTATTTTTTTTGGGAATTGATACCACAGCAAATATGGCAGTGGTGGTTTACAAGAGGTAAACCCCAAAATTCTCTCAAATCTTTGATTAAATCCAGTTTTGCTAAGGAAATTCACCTGCAAAAGCGGATTAATAACTTGGGAATTAATAAGCCAATGATGACAGATAGGGAATATCAATGGCGATCAATGACTACAGGATTGCGGGTATATTCCCTAGAACAATCAGATAGATATGCTGCGGCGTTTTCTTTAGAATCTCGCCATCCTTTTATGGATAAGCGACTGATTGAGTTTTGTCTAGCATTACCTGCCGAACAAAAACTGTACCAAGGGTGGACACGGATGGTAATGCGTCGGGCAATGACTAAAATTTTGCCAGAAGCTATCCAATGGAGGGTAGGCAAAGCCAATGCTCAAGGAAATTTTCGCCATGGATTACTCAAAATAGATCGTCATATTTTAGAAGATATAATTATCAATCAACTAAAAATTATTCAGCCATATGTAAATGTTGATATGCTAAAAGAAAATTTTTCTTGTTTGACATCTGAATCGAAAGAACAGGATATAAATATCATCACAATTTGGCAAGTAATTATTTTAGCTGCATGGCTGCATAGGGAAAAGAAATGCCATCAATGA
- a CDS encoding lasso peptide produces the protein MKKVYSQPLMTNHGSVEEMTKFFDPSPSSTDFIFFPGDNAADGQLSGRSGDANGTCTNGGNIGQCNYSRRASAL, from the coding sequence ATGAAGAAGGTTTATAGCCAGCCTCTGATGACTAATCACGGTAGCGTTGAAGAAATGACCAAATTTTTCGACCCTTCACCAAGTTCTACAGATTTTATATTTTTTCCCGGTGACAATGCCGCAGATGGTCAATTGAGCGGTAGATCAGGCGATGCTAATGGAACATGCACTAATGGGGGTAATATAGGGCAGTGTAACTATAGTCGCAGAGCTTCTGCTCTTTAA
- a CDS encoding ABC transporter ATP-binding protein — protein sequence MHLSLKTKLQNKIGNLLSHVVKTISLVWVASGYWTIAWVVMLLVQGILPAISITLTRQIVDNLVLVSGGGISPANVHKVLLPVGIMLGIYLVVEFFNSFGEWIRTAQSELVHDYVTNLIHQQSVAVDYGFYEHSEYNDKLERARNGASDRSLALLESIGSLLQNTVTLISMAVVLLPYGLGLPAILIISAFPAFYVLIYLSKIQYNWSQKTTSDRRWLGYYDYLLTSNVTAAEVRLFDFANYFQLSYQQLRHRLIREQFKLLKLQTLGRLLAAIIALAITGIALAWMGRQVLLGILTLGDLALFFQAFSQGQGIIKNLLSNLGKIYRHGLFIGNLFEFLQIKPQIIDPSIPTPVPIKPQKEIRLREVTFRYPGMQEPVLDNFNLTIPADKIVAIVGDNGAGKSTLLKLLCRFYDPESGSVELDGIDIRNFAVQEFRRLITILFQSPIPYYTTVAENIALGDIYRASEQSEIEQAAKASGIHEKITHLPLNYQTMLGKLFPDGYDLSGGQWQRLALARAFFRRAQIIILDEPTSAMDPWAENDWLDRFRTLADGRTAIVITHRFTLAMRADIIHVMRAGKIVESGSHEELLTLGGIYSESWYAQMESSYNPDLQNIVVS from the coding sequence ATGCACTTATCTCTAAAAACGAAACTGCAAAATAAAATTGGGAATTTACTATCTCATGTAGTCAAAACCATTAGTCTAGTATGGGTTGCATCTGGTTATTGGACTATAGCTTGGGTAGTAATGTTACTAGTTCAGGGAATCCTTCCTGCAATCTCCATTACTCTGACTCGTCAAATTGTAGATAATTTGGTTTTAGTCAGTGGGGGTGGTATTTCCCCAGCTAATGTTCATAAAGTTTTGCTACCAGTGGGAATTATGTTAGGTATTTACCTGGTAGTAGAATTTTTCAATTCCTTTGGAGAATGGATTCGTACCGCTCAATCGGAACTAGTTCATGATTATGTCACTAACTTAATACATCAACAGTCAGTCGCTGTAGACTACGGTTTTTACGAGCATTCTGAGTATAATGATAAACTAGAACGAGCGCGGAACGGTGCCAGCGATCGCTCCTTAGCTTTATTGGAAAGTATTGGGAGTCTGTTACAAAATACTGTCACTTTAATCTCAATGGCTGTGGTACTGCTACCCTATGGCTTGGGATTACCCGCAATTTTAATCATCAGTGCTTTTCCAGCTTTTTATGTACTGATTTATTTGAGTAAAATCCAATACAATTGGTCGCAAAAGACAACTAGCGATCGCCGTTGGTTAGGATACTATGATTATCTACTAACTAGTAATGTAACGGCAGCAGAAGTACGTTTATTTGACTTTGCAAACTACTTTCAGTTATCTTACCAACAACTGCGACACCGACTTATCAGGGAACAATTTAAATTACTAAAATTGCAAACATTGGGTCGTTTACTTGCAGCTATTATTGCTCTAGCTATTACTGGTATTGCCCTTGCTTGGATGGGACGACAAGTATTATTAGGTATTTTAACTTTGGGTGATTTAGCTCTGTTCTTTCAAGCATTTAGTCAAGGGCAAGGAATTATTAAAAATCTTCTGAGCAATCTAGGAAAAATCTATCGCCACGGATTATTTATTGGTAATCTATTTGAATTTTTACAAATTAAACCTCAAATCATTGACCCAAGTATACCAACTCCTGTACCCATCAAACCACAAAAAGAAATTCGCTTACGAGAAGTGACTTTCCGTTATCCAGGAATGCAGGAACCTGTATTAGATAATTTTAATCTCACTATACCTGCGGATAAAATTGTTGCCATTGTGGGTGATAATGGTGCTGGGAAAAGTACCCTATTAAAACTTTTATGTCGCTTCTATGACCCAGAATCTGGGAGTGTGGAACTTGATGGGATTGATATACGTAATTTTGCTGTTCAAGAGTTTCGTCGGTTAATTACTATTTTATTTCAGTCACCTATTCCCTACTACACCACTGTGGCAGAAAATATTGCTTTAGGTGATATTTATAGAGCAAGTGAACAATCAGAAATTGAACAAGCAGCAAAAGCATCTGGTATTCATGAAAAGATTACCCATTTACCTCTGAACTATCAAACAATGTTGGGTAAATTATTTCCTGATGGGTATGATTTAAGTGGTGGACAATGGCAACGTTTAGCCTTAGCTAGAGCATTTTTCCGTCGCGCTCAAATCATCATTTTAGATGAGCCAACAAGCGCCATGGATCCATGGGCTGAAAATGATTGGTTAGATAGATTTAGGACTTTAGCTGATGGGAGAACGGCAATTGTAATTACCCATCGTTTCACCTTAGCTATGCGAGCAGATATTATTCATGTGATGCGTGCAGGTAAGATTGTGGAATCGGGAAGCCATGAGGAATTATTAACTTTAGGAGGTATTTATTCAGAGTCTTGGTATGCACAAATGGAGTCTAGTTACAATCCTGATTTGCAAAATATTGTGGTCTCATAA
- a CDS encoding nucleotidyltransferase family protein has product MKTLSKSNFKHNYIHLNSTNQIILTFGRKELYDEEKEYIHHLIQDNSLDWQVIISKAYNHGLIPLLYTHLNNFNKIANINIPQDVYNQLRDLFYNNAQRSLRLTAELITLLKLLQAQNIPAIPYKGAALANLLYGNVSLRQFCDIDIIVQPQDILKFKQILISQGYEPQVSLTAKEERQYLQDKSKHTYNFIHHQKQIMVEVHWRITPQYTSPLASPYIWQNLEFIKMGGIEVPTFSAENWLLFLCAHGSRHRWEKLCWLADIGELIRQNPGISWQKIIQTATEFDCRRILFVGLFLTHSLIGISLPQEVWQSITEDKEVAILASEICQDLLDEKKHHHKIMQNTFYYMRVREHLKNKLLYLELFLRWLMRDKGVLMDD; this is encoded by the coding sequence ATGAAAACTTTATCTAAATCAAATTTCAAACATAATTACATCCATCTTAATTCGACCAATCAAATAATACTTACTTTTGGGCGTAAGGAATTATATGATGAGGAAAAGGAATATATTCATCACTTAATTCAAGATAACAGTCTCGATTGGCAAGTAATAATATCCAAGGCTTATAATCATGGATTAATACCTCTTCTATATACACATTTAAATAATTTTAATAAAATTGCTAATATAAATATTCCTCAAGATGTTTATAACCAGCTTCGCGATCTATTTTATAATAATGCTCAAAGAAGCTTACGCTTGACAGCGGAATTAATTACCCTACTAAAACTTTTACAAGCACAAAATATTCCTGCAATTCCTTATAAGGGTGCAGCTTTAGCAAATTTATTATATGGAAATGTTTCCCTGCGCCAATTTTGTGATATTGATATTATTGTCCAGCCTCAAGATATTTTAAAATTTAAACAAATTCTCATCTCTCAGGGGTATGAGCCACAGGTGAGCTTAACAGCGAAGGAAGAAAGGCAATACTTACAAGATAAAAGTAAGCATACTTATAACTTTATTCATCATCAAAAACAGATAATGGTGGAAGTTCATTGGAGAATTACACCCCAATATACTTCTCCTCTGGCATCACCATATATTTGGCAGAACCTGGAATTTATAAAGATGGGAGGAATAGAAGTTCCTACTTTCTCAGCAGAAAATTGGTTGTTATTTCTTTGTGCCCATGGTTCTCGACATCGCTGGGAAAAACTCTGTTGGTTAGCTGATATTGGTGAATTAATAAGACAAAATCCTGGGATTAGCTGGCAAAAAATAATTCAGACTGCAACTGAATTTGATTGCCGACGAATATTATTTGTGGGTTTATTTCTCACTCATTCTTTGATAGGTATTAGTCTACCCCAGGAAGTATGGCAAAGTATTACAGAAGATAAAGAAGTGGCTATCCTGGCTTCCGAAATTTGCCAGGATTTACTTGATGAAAAAAAACATCATCATAAAATCATGCAAAATACTTTCTACTATATGAGGGTAAGAGAACATTTAAAAAACAAATTGCTGTACTTGGAATTATTCCTACGCTGGTTAATGCGTGATAAGGGTGTTTTGATGGATGATTAA
- a CDS encoding glycosyltransferase family 1 protein — protein sequence MHILIAALHRPTKPTGVCRHAANLAKCLADNKKISQVTLVLGLWQKDYFKTAFPLCSEKINIIFVDIKNSSFYRNIWFLFGLPKLAEKINCDRVHLSFPLPFIRKLFPCPVIATIHDLYPYECPDNFGYPNVIFNQLFLHQCIQGSDALACVSQQTFDSLIKHFPYITKKNNQTKVVYNYVDFADVNIKLPDNLNNILDFPFLLSVAQHRKNKNLDILIQAYSLLLQQNQLPDSTKLIIVGSSGPETENIQSLIQALNLQEQVILVSSIDDRELCWLYKICELFIIPSSNEGFCFPLLEALSLSCKVVCSDIPILREVGSSKCYYFDLKYEPIKNIAESIIDALAQPPTNTPFMDTRFLKSKIAEQYLDIYQLIG from the coding sequence ATGCATATTCTCATAGCTGCTTTACACAGACCGACAAAACCGACTGGTGTCTGTAGACACGCTGCGAACCTTGCGAAATGCCTTGCAGATAATAAGAAAATTAGCCAAGTGACCTTAGTGTTAGGTTTATGGCAAAAAGATTACTTTAAAACAGCATTTCCTCTATGTTCAGAAAAAATTAACATAATTTTCGTTGATATTAAAAATAGTTCATTTTATAGAAATATTTGGTTCCTGTTTGGACTACCGAAACTAGCTGAAAAAATTAACTGCGATCGCGTGCATCTGTCATTTCCACTTCCCTTTATTCGTAAACTTTTTCCGTGTCCAGTAATCGCAACGATTCATGATTTATATCCTTATGAATGTCCAGATAATTTTGGCTATCCCAATGTGATTTTTAATCAATTATTTCTTCACCAATGTATCCAGGGTAGCGATGCTCTCGCTTGCGTTTCTCAGCAAACCTTTGATTCTCTCATCAAACACTTTCCATATATTACTAAGAAAAATAATCAAACTAAGGTAGTTTATAACTATGTAGACTTTGCAGATGTCAATATCAAATTGCCCGATAATCTTAATAATATTCTAGATTTTCCCTTCTTGCTATCCGTAGCTCAACATCGCAAGAACAAAAATCTCGATATATTAATACAAGCTTATTCTCTACTACTCCAGCAAAATCAACTCCCAGATTCAACTAAGCTGATTATTGTTGGTAGTTCTGGTCCGGAAACAGAAAATATCCAATCTTTAATTCAAGCTCTTAATCTTCAGGAACAGGTAATTTTAGTTTCCTCAATTGACGACCGTGAACTCTGCTGGCTATACAAGATCTGTGAGCTTTTCATCATCCCATCATCTAATGAAGGCTTCTGTTTTCCCCTATTAGAAGCATTATCTCTGTCATGTAAAGTAGTTTGTTCAGATATTCCCATTCTCCGAGAAGTGGGTTCATCTAAATGTTACTACTTTGACTTAAAGTATGAACCTATAAAAAATATAGCTGAAAGTATAATTGATGCTCTTGCTCAACCTCCAACGAATACCCCATTTATGGATACACGCTTTTTAAAATCAAAAATAGCCGAACAATATTTAGATATTTATCAATTAATTGGATGA
- a CDS encoding phytanoyl-CoA dioxygenase family protein, whose product METKLYYDENGYAVFKGLIPHELVERLMTLYCRKILPSKYPFFRQSNSKYEVNSVNEYGYVKQSFLDIHDYTNYPEFSAVAKEIFCSNEMQMALKQLTDLESFNLMQTMLFDSNTETQPHQDWWYLDTVPNGNLVAAWIALEDIDERAGRFYVMPKTHNLNFHSDNPDLSHSQWLKRIKEYFDSHQENIQAPELKKGDVLFWNSRTIHGALKTTDTSFSRKSLTGHYIPSIYKFGNLFKTKDYIKYKNFNGVNYYRNQPDYNFSNHLKSNLKNWVYDSPRLLKIMRQFQGKI is encoded by the coding sequence ATGGAAACAAAATTATATTATGACGAAAATGGTTATGCCGTATTCAAAGGCTTAATCCCTCACGAGTTAGTTGAAAGATTAATGACTTTATATTGTCGTAAAATTTTGCCGTCCAAATACCCATTCTTCAGACAGAGTAATAGTAAATATGAAGTGAATAGTGTGAATGAATATGGCTATGTCAAACAATCTTTTTTAGATATTCATGACTATACAAATTATCCTGAATTTAGTGCTGTTGCTAAAGAGATATTTTGTAGTAATGAAATGCAGATGGCACTGAAACAATTAACGGATTTAGAGTCTTTTAATTTAATGCAAACGATGTTATTTGATAGCAATACTGAAACTCAGCCACATCAAGATTGGTGGTATTTAGATACTGTACCTAATGGGAACTTAGTTGCAGCCTGGATTGCTTTAGAAGATATTGATGAGAGAGCAGGTAGATTTTATGTTATGCCCAAAACACATAATCTCAATTTTCATAGTGACAATCCAGACTTATCTCATAGTCAATGGCTCAAAAGAATTAAAGAATACTTTGATTCTCATCAAGAGAATATTCAAGCTCCAGAATTAAAAAAAGGAGATGTTTTATTTTGGAATTCACGAACAATTCATGGTGCTTTAAAAACAACAGATACTAGTTTCTCTAGAAAATCTTTGACTGGTCATTATATTCCTTCAATATATAAATTTGGAAATCTGTTTAAAACAAAAGATTATATTAAATACAAGAATTTTAATGGAGTTAATTATTATCGCAATCAACCTGACTACAATTTCAGCAATCATCTGAAGTCAAACCTAAAAAACTGGGTTTATGATTCACCTAGATTGCTTAAAATAATGAGACAATTTCAAGGGAAAATATAA